A window of Ananas comosus cultivar F153 linkage group 11, ASM154086v1, whole genome shotgun sequence genomic DNA:
gatagtatcaaggcgtttggtactatcaagttttccactgttgaatgaaaggatgtgcggctAGAATAGTGGTtctctagaattgagtgggtggttggttgaatagtataatctaacagcaTGAAAATGATCACAGAATAaatttaacggtagaaaactcgatagtatcaagaatatttttctataatcagtgaatcatattaatttttttattcgagaaaaaagtaaaataaaaatatttttctaataactaTGATGGGACATGTGAATCTAAAGAGGGAACAATCTTATTGATCCGAGATGTCACATCAGTAATATAACtgatgtattttaaattttttttctctagacgCGGTGTCAATGGTCGATTATCACATGCTAAATCATGTAATTAAGGACCAATGTGATTTCACATTGGTACAATGTGATTGCACATGCTTTTGTTTCTGCTGCAGCATTTATTAATTGCAGTTATCAACACCACGTCGTGCCATTGCTGTCTCGTCTGTAACAAGCGcataaaaatttttgtaaaaacatgtaaaatttattaaattatgtattattttgaatcgattatctaattttttaaaattttgatttcattaTTGTTTGACCAAAGACTAGCTTTGATATTTACTTACCGCATGAGCAATTCGGCTTGGATTCTCCGCAGGGACTTAATTAACCTCCTAAAGGAGGCTATTTTTGGGTGCATGTTTGGATCGGACCAAATTTTGCAACTTTGTAAACTTATTGACTCAATTGATTGTTGCGTCCATAAAGACTGTAATTTCGGCCAATAATCTAAAAGGATAATTGCCTGTATAATCCtcatatgtttgaaaatattcgatttacccttacttttttttttttttttttttttttttttttctgaaatacgtacccctcatacgttctactgttattgcaaaataccccagAAGTTAtttcctgttaagttaacttgggttaaatgtgagttaaatatctaccacagttaaaaaaaattaaaatgccaattaacttaaaggcaaataagaaacgttggtgacggtagaggggtatatttgaaaagatcaaaagtcaaaataccttttgtgcccctgactttaagaacaaataagaaaagtcggtgatggtggaatggtatatttgaaagggcaaaataataattttatacagataacagagttcattaacgATTTTATCTCtatgggtatatttgaaataggttagaacgtaaaaaggatattttcaatattagtcttctaagaaggataaatcagaaagtcggaaacttttcacgGATATATAAGCCATTGCCCCTAATCTAAACTATTGccggaatcggaatgaaaactTACCAAAGAAAAACAACTAGATTTACCTATCTGCTTAACTCGCTCTCAACCTAAAActatcgaaaattataaaatgctACTATTTTTCTAAATATCTCGAGCTGTCCGAATTCGAATTCTATCAAATCTTagctaaattttgaaattattttttgcaGAGCGGTCGAGATCATTTGATGCAACGGCTTTTATCTTTCTCCTCTCATTCAATCTTATCTTCTTTTTCAAGCATAAATGGCTCAAATCATCTTTCCTCTTTAGAAACCAACAGTCATAATTTTGCCATCATCAATTATATATCCGATCTTTTAGTTTGTTATTTGAGtcagtaaataatattttaacttccAAATCTgagtttattatttaatttaaaaaaattacaagaattgtaagaagtatactaactaaaattgttaagataaataatatattcatatttAGATAAGCCATCGTTTTCTTCGCTTTTGGATGCTTCTTCTGTTATAGCAACATTTGATCATAGAAATAATCAGATATAATTAACTATCGTGAGTTGAAAAGAAACATCGTGGATCACGCGTAAAAAAgatatctatatttatactaGTTTAATAATTGTTAGTGTGAGAGGCAGGTCAACCGGCTCTTTTCTATTTTGTCGAGAAGAAAGCCAAACCGTTTGATTTTTTAGATTTGAGAGCGTTTTATACAGTCCAAAGCTTTTGAAGcacttataaattgaatttctTAATTTCTTCATCAAGCAAGTATAAAATgaacaattaaaattaattgacAAATGCGACCTTAGTTTTTAGGTatgtgtaaaattttaatttcgaaataaaaataaacatatacaGTGACAAATGAGGCCTTagtttttagaatatttaaataatgaatCATTATTGCTTGTACCTGCCATTCATTGTTccaatagaatatatatatacatatagagagacagagagattaTATAtacgaggggcattttggtcggGCGGCgaaaaaaacggaccgaatctgcaaaaacgaaaaagatgatccgattttacaaaagtccaaaataagtaaattttttatgcaaattggccaaataaataaagtgatgtatATGTTACACAATAAACTTTTTCCACGGTCACGTGCCTTTTGtctcttttgaaaaaaaaaaaaaaaatatcatgtcGTTAATGGGCCATCAGTGAAACGCCACGTAGCTTAATGATGAGCACTTACACTGTGCCCACAAGTTTGGAATTTAGTTTATGTACTTCGTACTAACATCAAAAATCAATAATCACTAACATAAAGATTTCATATCTGCAATGAATAGGGGTATAAACGGGCCAAACATGAGTGAGCCGGGgttgctcgtgttcggctcgtttaataaacgagccaagcACGaactggctcgttaaagtatcgagtcgaaaaattcagctcgtgttaataaacgagccgaatacgagttggctcacgagctggccaacaaacaataagttaaaagaattaaattgaatatatataaaaaataaatttataatttagacaTTTGACTTGGATTACtagtttaaactttatataaatggtttttttatttgagcttggccttttcttatttttatttactaaaaatctaattaataaatactatatatataattatttaattataataaatataaattaataaattaatataaatataaatatatgtattcgagtgtTATCGAGCCGGAAACCCGACAGCCGAGCTAACCTAGTGTGttttttcggctcgtttactaaagagcggtcgatctcgagctcatttcgagccgaacacgagctggctcgcgaacagcgagcttgATTGCCACCCCTAGCAATGAAACAGACTCAGCTGCTAAATGAACCTAGACATATTTCTAGTCTCACATACGAATAACTGCaatgtcactttgttcaacCTTTTGCTTGGCACAAACATGCATACCCTCATTCTTCCTCATCTTTTATACGAGCATTTTCACGTTTCATAGCTTCGACAAAGGTATTCAAGTTCTTGAAGGAAGACCCCTCTTTCTCCATGCTCCTATTAGCCATCTCCTTCAAAGTTCGTGCCCTCGCCATTATCCCATCGTCCCCAAGAAGCAACTCCTCTAGCCTCGAACTGATATGCTCGCTTGTTACGATCCCACTCTCGCCAGGCACCATCTTCAGCCCAACCCTCCAAACATCACAAATGTAGGTTTGGTTGGCGAACTGGTCCCCGAAATGTGGCCAACATAGGAAGGGCACCCCATTCCTGACCCCCTCCATTGTTGAATTCCATCCACAGTGGGAAATGAAACATGCAAGGGAAGGGTGAGCCAATACCTCTTGCTGAGGAGACCAACTCACtatccttcctcttcttccgagACGATCTTTAAAGCCGCTCGGGTACGCGTCGCTTGTATTTTCGGTGAGGTCGGGCCTCACGACCCATAAGAGCGGCCTGCCCGACGTCTCCAGCCCGAGCGCGAGCTCTCGGAACTGGTTCTGGTCGAAGATGGTCAAGCTCCCAAAGGCCACGTAGACGACTGAATTCTTAGGCTGTTCGTCGAGCCACGACATGCACGTTGTGTCCTCCGACGGCCAGAAATGCCCCACGGGCTTTCCGAGCCGTAGGCCCGTAAGTAACGGGCCAATAGGGAGAACGTAAGGAGCGTAGTTGAACGTCGGTGACTCGAGTTCTTGAAATGAGTTGCAGAGTATGAACTCAGCTTTCTTGGTTGCTCGACTGTTGGCATTCATATAGTGGAAGACAAGTTTCTGCGCTTCGCGACTGCCATTGATGTACCACGGGAGACGAGCTGTTTCCATGAGGGGCATGCCGTCGCTCAGTTGAAACGTCGATGGGCCCTTTGGAAACCCTAAGAGAAGTCATGATTAATCATTTGCTAGCCAAGTACATTTTAGtgaaaaatatagagaaaagATTCTGACTcgaaccgactgtccctagagtaagtggcaaagggtttggcggttggtatctgagacccaagttcgaatcttagttgattcacattttcagctaagtttatttctaaatgaaataaacgaagcggtagcgtgctatctatctctcaaaaaaaaaaaagaaaaaaagattctAACTTGAGAGGCTGTTGAAATGTTGATATCAAGgatgttgaaattttgatatcaaaacaACGATGTCCTTTTCGAACATAACGTCGTATTTttagctaaaatatttataagcttaaactgttagagaacggtgtttaaatatttttatatttaacactccctctcacgtctgggctcgaaacTTTTTAGTTGTCCCATGACGTAggtttgaattaaatgggaggaaattaatatgctaggagcttggcgtgactcgaactcaggacctactgctctgataccatgtgaaacaaccgttgtactctaaaagcttaagctgttaaagaatgacgtttaaacatttttatatttaacatttatataCCCCTAAAATATATCcatctttcaaatatacctaaGTTTGCAAATCTAACCCTCATCAGGGAAGAAACTGACGCTGTTTCAAGggcatataattaattaagacagTACCCAGAGGCAAATTTGAAATCAAGGGTAAATCAAATATATACAAAGCTTTGAGGtgcaaataaataagatattgtCTATATTAGATACCGATGATCTAAATTTGAAGATCACTTGTCATTTCCTTTTTGAAGTGTAATACGTTCCTGAGGTTGATCTATCAGTGTATTTGCTAATGAATTACATCGACTAAACAACTTATATATTCTGTAATCTTGTCCCcaattctttttctcctttattaTCTCTCAAATGATGGCTGATTATGAAATATATTCGTACGTTCATGTTCAGAAATGcaattaattgttttttttgtaTCATTGCTGGGGTGGATCCtattaagggtgcgtttggttcgcactataaaagattactagcaatgaaaagatgtccgagaattttatttctattcattttATTACTAAGAATGCGGCATTCCTatatttggttcgcacggtcatattatttagtcatgttatttaaatttacaaaaaatatacaatttatttatttatttctttaattaattttagataatgctaccaaaaatttcaatatctttttagaaaaaagggagagagaacatagcttagagagagagagcgcataattaaagaaataggaagaaaaatatagtcgagattagagggagtgagagaattgagattttagaaaaagagggggagaaagagcttagtttagagatagaaaaagagttaaaatttagagagaaaaataaatttagagagagatatgagattagaatgtaaggaaaaataataccaactaacCGGCGgctaaagagaaagaaagagattagacatattatgattacccaaaTCCATTAAtagaggatacccaccctctctcaagggaatgagattagtactttgggatgaatcttatttccaagtaaatctaatattaccaactagattacttagtgtgtttagccaaacaccatcatattttttattcctattagattactaggaatcttaaaaaaatagcgtgaaccaaacacaccctaagtgtTATTAACAATAAGTTAAACTATAACAAAATTGGAAAGAATGCAATACCTTCTTCGTCGATGATACCGTCATCTATCAATTTCGGAGTGCTCGTTAGCAAAGGGAAAAGCGCCGCGCACATCGGCCAGAACACAACACAACGGACACCGAGCTTCTCAGCAATCTCAAGAGCCCAAGCCATGCCCTGATCAGCTATCATGCAGGTAATCTTATTACTACCACCACTCTTCTCATTGTTCTGTCTTATCACTTCTTCCAGGATTGTTGGCATGCTCTTGTGCAGGCCCTCAACCAGCCTCCCCACGTTGTTGCGGTCTTCGTCCGGGGCCAACCCGTCGGGGACTGAAACATGACGGACTCGGTCCGATTTGAGCTCGTGTTTCCCCAGGGCGGCGACGATTCGACCGTGGTTGAACTCGGTGTTGACGAAGGTGATCTCGACGCCGCGGTCGGCCAAGCAGTGGGAGAGTTCCATGAGGGGGATGACATGGCCTTGTGCCGGGAATGGTAGGATGAGAGCATGAGGAATGCCCATAGCAACTACTACGTACGCATGCAAATCTCAGTGAAAAAAGAGTGGTGGAGTATACGCTCGAAAAGGCCAATTGCTGCCGGTTTTTATAGTGGTTAAAAGGTAGCAGACGCCGATGAGCTGTCGATTTGTTTTGCCTTCTTGAAACTTTAGAAGTGTTATTTAAATTGAGTCATCTGCAGCTACTTCTGTGATTCAGAAATTCATTTCTATTTACATTACTGTATCAACCTTCTAGGAGTAAATTACCGACCGTCTCCAGAGCAAGTAGTAAaaagcttggtggttgatacccgagattccaagttcaaatcctagttgattcacatttttaactaagtttatttctaaataaaataaacgaaacggatagcgtgctacctatctctctcaaaaaaaaaaaaagaaaagaaaagaaaacaacctTCTAGAAGTAAATTAGGTAGTAGTACTTTTCGGTATTATATGCAGGGATAGAGCTATTAATAGACCCAAAGGGGTCATGGCCCttctcaacttttcaatatttactttatagttttttaattagtagtttataaatttttagttaatttttaaaaaatatagacctatcttgtaaaaaattttagtactagtataaagctttctctttttttatgtattttataagtaaaaataCGCTAAGGACCTCTTAATTATAGtgcattttaaaataattaagtcctttcaactttaaatattttatttatacattcttaactatctaattatttttgatgagctaatttatttaactaaataaaaaggtatgctaaatttaatagttctGTTAGATATTAGTCattaattgttattattttattaacaaaaattaaaaaacttaaattctaactaaattactattagatttagtaaaattcttaaGCTATTTGAgtagaataatataaataaaataattagaagttaagcgtgtaaattaacaaaataaatttaatattttttaacattaattaattatctgatcattaaatttttttattaaaaatttgagtagttaaaatcttatttatctgctaaaatatttatttgtacatattttgGTCCCACTCGTGATTGCATCCTTGCTTCGTTCCTGATTATaggttttttgaatttttttcttatttttgtattttttttatctcgcTTTTGTTAGAAACCATCATAGGCACATCCTTGTGATCTCTATATAACTCTCTTGTTCTGATTCCATCTTAGACAACTCATTTTGTCCGGCGAATTTTGTCGCAAATATATTGGactttgaaaaagaaatttcGTTGTCCTTAATGACATGATTTGTTCGATGaatctttttgttttattgtttttcTCCTTTGTGCGCTTTGTCATTGTAAATCGTTGTCGAAGAGTAAATGCActaacgaagcaggtagcatgtttctatctctcaaaaaaaagaagagtaaatgCACTAAAATCTGAGCAATTAGGTGGATGCACGAagagataaattttattattaaaaaaaatattgaggttGAGATAATTCACGTCATTTCCacgcataataataatattctatcTCTATACCTTCAATCTCTATATCTATAttctatattaaatattaagttaattttcatatagatttctgcaaatatagtgaattgcaaatatatttctataaaattttaattttcatatgttatctttgcaaaagtcttaatattttcaaatatgtacCTCTGATTTGCTATCGTTAAAGCACtgtctattttataagtgaaatgacctttttgtcattacaaatatattccttcaAAAGTCTCAACTGCTAattaaagaagaataaaaaggtcaattcatctCATGAACTAACCATggataaatatttaacctatggttaactaaatttttctaacggactctaacggtagggacatatttgaaaacggaatctaacggtagggacatatttgaaaatatcagaacttttgtagggacaacatataaaaattaaatttttgagagatatatttataatttactatatttgtagggatttgtatgcaattaattcttaaatatCTATTACTTTCTATTAATCCCTAATAACAAAAGCTGAGGTGGCACGACCtccttttttagaatttttttcttaatttttttttttattttgacaatTCATACTAGCCGTTTCTATTagcaattaattttataaaacgaCTACTCATAATTGCAATCTATTACTTTCTATTAATCCCCAATTGACATGACctcttttttagattttttttgatttttttttgattttgatagtTATTATTGCATTTCAAATTCCACATAACCGTCTATATTTCGTACTAGCCGTTTCTAttagcaattaattttctaaattagaaaaCGGCCCCTCATAATTGcaattgataaatttttataaattatgatAATTAATTGTCAAATTATACCAAATATGGTCCAtctctttttttcaaaatagcCTCTATAGTTGTTGTCATTTGTTACTAAGAAAGCCTTTTCAAGTTACCatattttttctcattatatttcacaaattaatttattatttgttaataCTTAATGACCCACCATCTTTCTTTCTAAAACTGCATCTTATTTAGTAACTGTCACGAgacattaattatattatttatatttttaaaattttattcattcttAAAATTActtcaagttatatatatatatatatagtaactcCTAAATATTTTGGTCCTATAATTTTGCTCTCgcaggcggcggtggcggacgCATGATGGGAGGTTTGGTTAAACAGTTTTTGGGCTTTGCTAACCATTATCACTCCAACTTTTATTTATTGGTTATCATCCACAAAaccatatttgaatttttaagataagattattttaaaataaaaattattaagttttctttttttaaaatttttttttttttgaattcgcgaaagtgtcattttttttcctctattttgtcttatttttgtaatataataagagagaaaaatgcAGATGCAAGATTTAGGAGAATGATGAGCTCAATGGAGAATAATGTTCAAGATTACAACAACTTTAAATACAACATCGTCGACGCCGTCGCTGTCGCCGGCACCATCAACATCCCCCATTAGATGAAATGATATAATGAGATAATAGAAAACTTAcagagttttcttttttctctcttttttttctccttttttagaGGCAATAGAGAAGCAAGTTTGTAAACGAACGGAGTTGTATGATTTTATTGAAACTATGCTTTATAGAATAAAAAAGGTTGATTATTACTTCTATGTACATTTGTGAGAAGTGTgcctttttagtttttctttccccctgcttctctttgcttttttctttttttaatttatttttgcttcACTTCTGGCTAAATTCTTATAACTTTATGAGttactgttttttttatttgcttcatTGTTGGGTAAAAGTTCATTGGTTTCATTAAAAGGtaggtttaaaaaaatttacactacccacttcattttgtttttgaaaaaagaaactcTTTATGATAGTTTtgatgttatttattttctcttcatCTCAAAGTTTGTAATGgaaggaaatagaaaaaaaagagactgatatttttaaattttttccccTCTTGAATTGAATAATACAGGAACCCTATTTATGAAGGAATAGatttttatctttctaaatGTTAGCCTTTAGTACAATTATGAGAGATATTGTAATCATAAAAATACAGTAATACcctcaattcaaaaaaataacaatcaATATTTTTTCGACGATAAAATATACTtactactttattttattacgTTATCatgtacattttaaaattttaatttttactattattttttacctcaaaaaaaatttaaaattttatttctattatctacccgccgcatcgcgcgagTCTCTGCACTAGTATTATTTAGTGATTGGGTCACATCAAGCCACGTGCCATTAAAGCACCAGCCACAtgtttgataaaattaaatttttgatgtgCCTATTGTATCTATATAGTGAAGAACCCGCGCTTCGCTGTGGATATATAGGATAAATATACTATCTTTAAATcattaagtaaaaataaaaataaatatacaaaaaaaataattaatttttttaaaaaacatctaAAGATATGTTTGGTTccatgtaaaattatataaaataattttttaaaaaaataaatttatagtgaaattaaaattttgaagtgNNNNNNNNNNNNNNNNNNNNNNNNNNNNNNNNNNNNNNNNNNNNNNNNNNNNNNNNNNNNNNNNNNNNNNNNNAATCACCCAAGTTCGGTTTGTGACTTTCAGATCATAGCCGGACTTCACGCTTCCGCAAGTTGATCAGAAATTTCTTCTCGatggcgctctgtgagttatcttattttgatcctggattttggtatgtatttattttctatttattttacatacgTTGAGATTCCATCAGAATAGTCACAGTTGCCGCAGTGACTGCCGTTGATGCTGCTGCCGCGACTGCCGACGCCGACACTAACGCCGCCGCCCAAGCCGCCGCCGTGCCCACCGCCGATGACGCCAATGCCGTTGCTGCTCAGCTGCCCAAGTGCCATCTCTGTTGTCAGGTTACAagtgaaaaaaacaaaagaaagaaaaaaaaaacagaatagGAAAgtaataagaagaagaaaaagagaataaagagaagagttaaaagaaaaacaaaagaagatagtgggggagagagagagagagagagagagagagagagagagtaggggagGGAGAGAGCACCCCTCCCTTGTC
This region includes:
- the LOC109717241 gene encoding UDP-glycosyltransferase 83A1-like, which produces MGIPHALILPFPAQGHVIPLMELSHCLADRGVEITFVNTEFNHGRIVAALGKHELKSDRVRHVSVPDGLAPDEDRNNVGRLVEGLHKSMPTILEEVIRQNNEKSGGSNKITCMIADQGMAWALEIAEKLGVRCVVFWPMCAALFPLLTSTPKLIDDGIIDEEGFPKGPSTFQLSDGMPLMETARLPWYINGSREAQKLVFHYMNANSRATKKAEFILCNSFQELESPTFNYAPYVLPIGPLLTGLRLGKPVGHFWPSEDTTCMSWLDEQPKNSVVYVAFGSLTIFDQNQFRELALGLETSGRPLLWVVRPDLTENTSDAYPSGFKDRLGRRGRIVSWSPQQEVLAHPSLACFISHCGWNSTMEGVRNGVPFLCWPHFGDQFANQTYICDVWRVGLKMVPGESGIVTSEHISSRLEELLLGDDGIMARARTLKEMANRSMEKEGSSFKNLNTFVEAMKRENARIKDEEE